In a single window of the Thunnus maccoyii chromosome 7, fThuMac1.1, whole genome shotgun sequence genome:
- the plppr3b gene encoding phospholipid phosphatase-related protein type 3 has protein sequence MMMNSSEKMKKKPPKDSLTLLPCFYFVELPIVASSMVSLYFLELTDVLQPAQVGFRCHDRDLSMPYVDGGDELIPLLMLLSLAFAGPAASIMLVEGLIYCLQSRLKLRRAEGSINAGGCNFNSFLRRTVRFVGVHVFGLCATALVTDIIQLSTGYHAPFFLTVCKPNYTQAGVSCDKNPYITKDICSGHDQHAIMAARKTFPSQHATLSAFAAVYVSMYFNSTISDSTKLLKPVLVFAFAIAAALTGLTQITQHRSHPIDVYVGFLIGAFIAAYLAFHAVANFRSSDDITVAPPPPPPKEDPLRALTERGHESVYNKGPASASESNDEIAAAPAPRDRMEGLGPLQREKTSMGSLKRASVDVELLAPRSPMGKETMVTFSNTLPRASMNVNGVLGANDGPEDLVQPVQPVQPVQRRLKAVQVPMDPLRSQQLVSEWKQKSMEMRGLSVRDEAEREASEDGSEGGSVVTDDGGSQAPIYQPAVQSGRTVSNRNPTPPPGGAKVVATPRPPQIPEAGPPPVSPKSALTRAKWLAIREKTSGDGSSRTANQPRLMQVIAMTKQQGLLPSSSSGERSSETTSTCSGSSSTDSPHYRPTEQPREGSGIVTVDAHAPHHPVVQAPPPPQAPPLAGNGNPWEWAGSNGGDPRDTYDLNSLHRGDSAARGSSFRPHRSASPCAAMELDPALPPPHAQVELSADAQRREMAMRRKTALVLLDREIRNQTEQENYYKSLQGRRFKD, from the exons atgatgatgaactcgtcagagaagatgaagaagaaaccTCCGAAGGATAGTCTGACTctgctgccatgtttctactTTGTCGAa CTGCCCATCGTGGCTTCTTCTATGGTGTCTCTGTACTTCCTGGAGCTGACCGACGTGCTGCAGCCGGCGCAGGTCGGCTTCCGCTGCCACGACCGCGACCTCAGCATGCCGTACGTGGACGGAGGAGATGAACTCATCccgctgctgatgctgctgagCCTCGCCTTCGCAGGACCTGCCGCCTCA atCATGTTGGTGGAGGGTTTGATCTACTGCCTGCAGTCCAGACTGAAGCTGCGCCGAGCCGAAGGAAGCATCAACGCTGGAGGCTGCAACTTCAACTCCTTCCTGAGGAGGACGGTGCGCTTCGTAG GTGTGCATGTGTTCGGTCTGTGTGCGACGGCTCTGGTCACTGACATCATCCAGCTGTCGACAGGTTACCACGCTCCGTTCTTCCTCACCGTCTGTAAACCAAACTACACTCAGGCCGGAGTCTCCTGTGACAAGAACCCCTACATCACAAAAGACATCTGCTCCGGACATGACCAGCACGCCATCATGGCCGCCAG GAAAACTTTCCCTTCCCAGCATGCAACGCTGTCGGCCTTCGCTGCTGTGTATGTCTCT ATGTATTTTAACTCGACCATCTCCGACAGCACTAAGCTGCTGAAGCCCGTCCTGGTGTTTGCGTTCGCCATTGCAGCGGCGCTGACGGGTCTGACTCAGATCACGCAGCATCGCAGTCATCCCATCGACGTCTACGTGGGCTTCCTCATCGGAGCGTTCATTGCTGCCTACCTG GCGTTTCACGCTGTGGCCAACTTCAGGtcctctgatgacatcactgtggccCCGCCTCCTCCGCCCCCGAAGGAGGACCCTCTGCGAGCGCTGACGGAGCGAGGACACGAGTCTGTCTACAACAAAGGCCCCGCCTCCGCCTCCGAGAGTAACGATGAGATAGCGGCAGCTCCGGCCCCCAGGGACCGGATGGAGGGCCTGGGACCCCTGCAGAGGGAGAAGACCTCCATGGGGAGCCTGAAGAGAGCCAGTGTGGACGTGGAGCTGCTGGCCCCTCGTAGCCCCATGGGGAAGGAGACCATGGTGACCTTCAGCAACACTCTGCCGCGAGCGAGCATGAACGTCAACGGGGTGCTGGGCGCCAACGATGGGCCGGAGGATCTGGTCCAGCCGGTTCAGCCGGTCCAGCCGGTCCAGAGGCGTCTGAAGGCGGTCCAGGTCCCGATGGACCCCCTGCGGTCTCAGCAGCTGGTGTCAGAGTGGAAGCAGAAGTCGATGGAGATGCGTGGCCTGAGCGTGCGGGACGAGGCGGAGCGCGAGGCCAGCGAGGACGGCTCGGAGGGGGGCTCTGTGGTGACGGACGACGGGGGGTCTCAGGCACCCATCTACCAGCCCGCAGTGCAGTCTGGGAGGACCGTCTCTAATCGTAACCCTACTCCACCTCCAGGGGGAGCCAAAGTGGTGGCGACTCCCAGACCGCCTCAGATCCCTGAAGCAGGACCACCGCCGGTCTCCCCAAAGAGTGCGCTGACCCGTGCCAAGTGGCTCGCCATCCGAGAGAAGACCAGCGGGGACGGGTCATCCCGCACCGCCAACCAGCCCCGACTCATGCAGGTCATCGCCATGACGAAGCAGCAGGGCCTCCTCCCCTCATCTTCCTCTGGGGAGAGGTCGTCTGagaccacctccacctgctccGGTTCCTCCTCCACTGACTCGCCGCACTACCGCCCCACCGAGCAGCCTCGGGAGGGCTCGGGTATCGTCACCGTGGACGCCCACGCCCCCCACCACCCTGTAGTCcaagccccgccccctcctcAAGCCCCACCCTTGGCTGGTAATGGTAACCCATGGGAGTGGGCAGGGTCTAATGGGGGCGACCCGCGAGACACCTACGACCTGAACAGCCTCCACCGGGGAGACTCAGCGGCCCGCGGCAGCAGCTTCCGGCCGCACCGATCCGCCTCGCCATGTGCCGCCATGGAGCTCGACCCGGCCCTGCCCCCGCCTCACGCACAGGTGGAGTTGTCTGCGGACGCACAGCGAAGGGAAATGGCCATGAGACGCAAGACAGCGCTCGTTCTTTTGGATCGAGAGATTCGTAACCAGACTGAGCAGGAGAACTATTATAAGAGTCTGCAGGGACGCCGGTTCAAGGACTAG
- the LOC121900647 gene encoding coiled-coil domain-containing protein 127-like: MTSEPEYEGSASGGGNWTSLIFPAVVVSVSLLSKVRRMLWSRNKLEELEVRVRDTQDYIDQVKLQELENLLVERQHVFCSHFSSQERRLQLEEQIEQKAENLKDLDPDIQSRLSRIFSYDDRCGSCLNYIWTGDKTQNGGLMWEDLREWKKRARKLHEGLQEP, from the exons ATGACCTCAGAACCAGAGTATGAAGGTTCTGCTTCAGGAGGAGGGAACTGGACTTCACTCATTTTTCCAGCAGTGGTCGTCAGTGTCAGTCTGCTGAGCAAAG TGAGAAGAATGTTGTGGTCAAGGAACaagctggaggagctggaggtgCGGGTCCGGGATACTCAGGACTACATCGATCAGGTGAAGCTGCAGGAGCTGGAGAACCTGCTGGTGGAACGGCAGCATGTGTTCTGCAGTCACTTCTCGAGTCAAGAGCGCCGCTTGCAGCTGGAGGAACAGATCGAGCAGAAGGCCGAGAACCTGAAGGATCTGGATCCTGACATACAATCCAGACTCTCGAGGATCTTCTCTTATGATGACAGGTGTGGTTCCTGTCTGAACTACATCTGGACCGGAGACAAGACCCAGAACGGGGGGCTGATGTGGGAGGATCTGAGGGAATGGAAGAAGAGGGCCAGAAAACTTCATGAGGGACTCCAAGAACCTTAA